The genomic region ttttttaattcacttagtcttttcagtcattctttgatgctcccttcaatccaaattgaatatttattcttattgtttatgtcacTAACCACAGCAGCCCCTAtataagctgttgtaatatatatacatagtatatatcaaaaaatttatatagagaaaaaaaaatattacttacTTATTAGCTTTTAGCTCTTCTTAATTTAACTCTTGTgagcatcctttacttcaaataaggccTAGTgaatacttttattgtttagcACTCAGTTCCTGAAGCATTCAGTTCAATTAAGTGCATaatttttcagtatactttacacttctatccaaatattcgTACCTTTACCTCAACCTCATTATAACCTTtgaaaagaccctttgattttgatattcaattattcgcggtagcgaagatgagatttatgagcaagcttatggtaaacaggttttgtgcagttgcattgagggaattttcttatttacttGTAAACGctgtgagtgatttgagagattcctgtgaggcaatggttcttagtctttaatgctgaTTTGTTATGTAAGTTGTGTTTCgagatgatattattatagttctttcttaaaggtgtataacttgttagttacttgagtttcattctttatatgttgaataaggttgagttgtgaactttagcatggattctgaggggtgattgttgcttatgcatgtattgagttattgattgcttgaggacaagcataagcttaagtgtggggtgatttgataggcatcatatcatacatatttacatatgcccaattgtttacatttttatgcataattatctcgttttatgctagaatcacctgtcttttggttcctttcacgtttcaggtcattatcgagggacattatcaacatcgagggaaatacgcgcaattacgaaccagaatccatcaaattgagcaaggactagcattccgaggttgagcacggcttggactccGGCCTTGCTGAATTATTAAGTAGCTGCCCTCTAAGAGTGCTAATATGGCACTGTTTATGTAGCCACCATGGCctccaccacggcccgtggtggctcagcaccggctagGGCACGACCTGGAGGAAGTCAACAGACGTGGAACGAATAGGTCCAGCACAGCCTAGACTCCGCCCGTGCTGATCAAcacaggcttgaccacggTCGTGCTGAAGggattatataggcaaaaatgaTTTGCTGAATTAGTGTTCGATTTTTTGACTTGATTTTCATTATACAAGCTTAAACCATCTGCTTCCAAACTTCAATTCTCTATCTTAAAAGAtcatttcatcaattgaaggaaggattatacttattttaacatcaaattgaagatcaagacaagatttgggagcattcaagaggcaaattagggttttgctattctgaattgggaatttagggtttctcatccaacttgaagaaaaaggatgtacatgcctttaatttacttttctgaatctattctttattttgtgttgcttattagtatgagtagctaaattgtcaaacccaattggggttcctatgttgttggattaatttcaatgtttatgagattttgattatcaatgtttgttccttcttgcttttattatttaatgagaaatcactttattcatgagacgttgtgaattgtggtatttagattgctttatataattaagaaattcatttagtaattggaaatttgaataacaagaactggttaataatcacttagagataagggtaactGACTAgctagattaagaattaacaaagcttaatagaggcgggttaaaccttaatgctaatcgaataatcgatcgttaggaagagattccaactttaggttattaggtttaggaattcggttatctcgagagggagaccgaatttAGTTAAGACTTCGTCCatgggtaattgcaattgataatcaatttaatctctatcttcactaaaatccaattaacttaGCTCCCCTaaggtttgctttttccttcgagagttttcctaaatcctttcagatcatttgacatttaattaattgtttgttcatatttaatcatagcataacacttcattgatttatttaggttagataacataagacgctaCAGTAGGTTTAGGATCACACTTTcctgagaatacgaccttgatactcaccatttgtgctagtctgcatcgatagggtCACTACCTTAGATTATAGCTACATAAAAAGCCTATCAGTaaccgggacacttttactaatgagtgacatTTCTCAATTCCATAAGGAATCTTATGTCacaaatctagagatggattcggaagccaacttacttatttgtgtatatttgtctttcattttagtatttaataggTTAATCTCTATAAATGTAGCATAATATTTCTACACATCAAGCACTAcagcatgtgaggtccacctaagtctagctcTTTTATTAAAGCTCAGTCCAATACTTAAagttattaacttaatttactagtcaattatatataaggtCCATCCAGTCTAGCCTAATAATGAGTTATGTTTTAATAACCAAGcttattaaatctaattaaccACTTTTTATGGAGAGGCCCAATTTAGTGAccctaaaataatatgatttaattttatctctttatcttttattttattattctcacTCTCTCATCGGGAGTTAGGCAGGCTATGAACACGACCTCTTTAAAGGAGTCAGTGATACTTGAATTCAATGAATGACATGGCATAGAATCTCAATATGCAtgtaagataataaaaaaatgcaaattAACATCAGGCATAACAATCGCACACACCGAAAAATAGCATTGATTATCCACTACAATAAATTGAAAGTATTGTTTATCAAAGTCATAAagcaaatgaaaataaggaaGCCCTCATTCAGGATCAGTGATATGCTCCTTCTTGATGAGCTTCTGAACCTCATTCCTTAAGGCATAGTAGAGGTCGGTGTTATGACCGGGCATATGGTGATATTTTTAGTACGCATTTAGGTCATTACCCATTTAAGCCACCCATGGCCTTATAAAAGATGGACTTAACAATTAGAGCTCTTGCAGCTTGGTGAAGACTTGAGATAAGGGGACTGGAAACTAAGAATATTTCCGGGGTTGAGGATCAAAGTTTAGCTTGACCAGCGACATACTAGCCTCCTAGGTCCCCGAGCTCCCTAGCAAACCTCTCTTAAAGCTACCCTTTTTGTGCTTAAGCTTCTCCAAACTTGAGGCACACTCCcctaaagttcttgaaagtcCTGAGATGAATAGGGACATGCTTTTCTTGAATGCGAGCAAGTGCTCCTTTAGCCATATATTGAACTTGATCTCGTTCTAAAGGCTTGGTGACCATCGTAGCTACCTTCGCCCTAAACCGCAGCATGAAATCGGAAATACCCTCATTTGGCATCTGTTTGGTCATTTATAAGCTTTTAACTGTGACTTCTGCTTTTATGTTATACTAAAATTGGCCCACAAACCTTTCAGCTATGTCTTTTTAATCAAAACAAACCTTTTCATCTAGCTGCCAGTACCAACAATTGGCTTGCGCTTCCAAATAAAGCCCAAAGAACTTAACAATTTATTCCTTAGTAAGGTTCTAACATGTGGACATGGGTACTCGGTAGGAGTTGATAAACGCATGAGGATCATTAGTACCATCAAACTTGGGTAAATCGAGGTTAATTTTCTTAGCTTTAGTAATCACCAGAGTAGGCTCTTCAATATCGCCTATTACTTCccatccttttaattttagcattttCTAGAGCTTCTTGATTTGCTTCTGCATATCCAATACTTTAGGATTCTCAAGAGGAGGAATTTCTAGAACAGTATGTTTAACCTGTACTTCCTCTTCAACATTGGTGAACTCGTATAGGTTACCGCCATTTTTAGTCCTGTGTGATGCTTGTCCAAAATCTAGTATAATCGGGTTCCCGCACCACCGATGGTCCCATTGTCAAGAGGTATTTTAGCTGTAGTTGGAGCCACTTTAACCGTTTGGCATTGTATAGTAAGAGCTTGCAACACTTTAGCCTGCTGTTGCATCATGGCTATTAGGTTTTCCATTTATGTTTTGACATTGGCCAAGTCATTCCGAAATGCTTCTAGTTCTACCACTTAAGATGCTTCAGCATGTTCTTCCATTCTGATgctttattgtttaacaagtCGTCTATCGAACCTGATCCAAGCAATCATGACCTTTGAAGAAACAAAGGTTAGAGATAATGCGTGTATGCATGAGAATGCATGTATGCTTATATGCTCTCTCCTTGAGCGAATAGATTGTTCGGGccataaaaagaaagacaacACTTGGAGATTCTACATTGATTAAAGACATCTCAATGAATCgaccattaaaaaaaaatcctataAGGGATATTTCAACCATTTCCCCAGCTTCTACTCTATTATCCACTTCTAATAAACGTGATTGATTCTGCGAGATGCGATTCTATTGTAATAGGCTCTATCTATTCTATTATGGCTGGCTCGGAGACATTAGAGGAAGACCATCATCTATATCCGGGTACGATTCTCCAAACCCTAGgatttttatctctttatcgGTTATTACTCTTCCtcatcaacatatttgttcCCCGATCTTCCCGTGCTCTAGCAATTGATATTTTGGATGAATTGAATTGTGCgtctattttttcaaaattggaCTTGCGAGCAAGTTATAATTAGATTAGATTGAGGCCAAGTGATGAgcataaaataacttttagaaCTCACCAAGGACATTATGAGTTTAAAGTCATGGTTTCACTAATGCCCCTACAACATTTTAATGTTTGATGAATCAAATTTTTGAGCCTTACTTAAGACAATTTAtcttagtatttttaataatgtatTGATATATAGTAGCAATTTTTAGTCTCATCTTGTACATTTGGGGAAGGTCTTTACTATTCTTAGACAACATGAGTTGTACCTTAAGCAATCAAAATGTCACTTTGTTGTCCCTAAGATAGAGTATTTGGGGCATATTATTACTGCTGAAGGAGTCTCTACTAATCCTAATAAGGTCCAAGCTATGGTAGATTGGCCTGAACCAAAAACTTTAAAAGCTCTAAGGGGACTTTTGGGTTTAACAGGCTACTATAGGAATTTTATACAAGGGTATAGAGTTTTGTGTAGACCCTTAACTAATTTACTCAAGAAGGATAGTTTTTCTTGGTCTTCTGAGGCTGCTCTAGTTTTAACATATTGAAAGAGCTATGATAATAGTTCTAGTACTTGCTTTACCAGATTTTTCTCAACCATTCATATTGGAGACAGATGCATGTAGTCTAGTCATAAgagctaaaaaataaaaagaccaATTGCTTATTTTAGCAAAGCTTTGGGTCCTAGACATCTTGGTTTGTCAATTTATGagaagaaatttttgacaGTTATTGCAGCTGTACTAGATGGAGCCACTACTTGGAGAGTTCACACTTTGTTATTAAAACTGATAATGAGAgtttaaagtttttattatagTAGAGGTTACATAAAAAAGTACAACAAAGAGGTATGGCCAAATTATTAGGATTGAATTACTCTATTCAGTATAAAAAGGGGTCTCAAAATATTATGGCTAATGCCCTTTCTAGGCAGCattatttttccttgtttGCAATCTCCATAGTCACACTATTATGGATGTAGGAAATCTCTAATAGCTATGTTGGTGATGATCATGCTCCGAATCTTTTATTGCAACTTTTCTATCTCACCTGCATCCTCTACCATTTATCAATTGACTTCTGACCTTCAAAGGTATAAGTCTAGGGGGTATATTGGGAGTGGTACGCAGTTAAGGACAATATTAATTTCAGTATTGCATGACTCTCCTATTGGGAGACATTATGGTATTCAGGTCACATATCATAGGTTGAAACACCTATTTTATTGGTAGAGTATGAAGAATGATATGATGAAATAGATTTCTAATTGTGACACATGTCAAAGGTGTAAATATGAGCATGTTCCTTACTTAGGATTGTTACAACCTCTTGTTGTTCCTCAATAGAGTTGGTCCCATATTTCTATTGACTTCATTGAGAAGTTACCAAAATCTGAAAGAAAGGATACTGTATTGGTGGCTgtggacaaatatactaagTGGCCACATTTTATTCCTTTAGTTCATCCTTTCACAGCAGCTAAGGTAGCTAAGCTCTTCTTAGACAATATCTTTAAATTGCATGGACTTTTTGTTAGCATTATGTCTAACAGAGATAGAGTATTTACAAGCTTCTTTTAGCATGAGTTGTTTAAGTCCCTAGGTGCTAAAATTCATTTAAGGTTAGCTTACCATCCCTAATCAGATGGTCAAACTGAACGAGTTAATCAGTGTTTGGAGACTTTTCTGAGGTGCTACTATCATTAGCAACCTTCTTCATGGTGCAAATGCCTAGTTTAGCTCAGTGGTGGTATAATTCAAGTTACCATTCTAGTCTGCAAATGACTCATGTTTAGGCTCTTTATGGTTATGCTCCTCCTATTTTGCCAAGGCATATTGATCCTTCTCCAGTTGCAACTGTTAATTATTTgctttttaatagaaaattggTGATTGAATCAATTCAAGATAATCTAGTTACTGCTGTGAACAGAATGAAGCAACATGTTGATTCAAAGAGGTTTGAACGTTCATTTGAGCCGGATGATCTGGTTTATTTGAGATTACAGTCCTATAGGCAAGTTTCTATGgctaatagaaaaaatttcaagTTAAGGGCTAAGTTTTATGGTCCTTATTATGTATTGGAGAAAATTAGTAGTGTGGCCTATCAATTGCAATTGCCTACTACTTCTATAATTCATAATGTCTTTCACGTGTCGTCGTTGAAAAAGAAGATTGGTGATAATCCTGTTATTGCATCTTCCTTACTAGATGTCCTTGATTCTACTGTCATACAAGTTCAGCCTATTGCAGCACTGCAGTTTTGCAGTATTTTTAAGAGGTGTTAAACAAATTGCGTAGGTTTTAATTCAATGGGACCGATTGCCAATAGAGGATGCCACTTGGGAGGATGTTCATTCTATGAAGAATTCGTTTCTACATTTCATTCTTAGGGATAAGAATGTTCTTCCACGGTAGGGTATTGTTACAGTTATGGAGGGAAAGCATGACAAGTTGCTCAGTAAATTACAAAAGTTCAAGAAAAAGTTAGGTGGAGCTCggaagaaatttatatgtGGAGTTATGTAATTGGTTAATTTAACAATTAGTTGTAACAGAATTAGGAGAAAGAATGTTGTAACTGCGAGCTAACTATTATATACACATACTTTTGTATCAATAGGATTatttcaagaaataaatacaaattctctttcttcagctacttctctttcttatttttgactctctatttctcttctcttcttcctGCTTCTATATCTAGAATTCTTCTCGTCATGGCGAAGGTTTCCAATAATACTATCATCATATACATTTTAATGAGTCTTACTATAcgatagagaaaaatattcataaaataattaaatatttttaataaatattatattatatactaatttatcaaatatttttattttatcacttttattataataatttatacgTAAcgttcatatttttataaaaattaaaataaaaggtcataaaaaagatatagtattttaaattttatttcactgacaatattaatttatatattcttataattataatatttcatcaatataattattaattatttaatattatattatatattaatttatttaataatttatgtgcATAAAAGCAGGTGACggctaatatatatatatatatatatagagttaGTTTATAGGTAATGGTTTTGAATACATTCAAGGTTAAAAtcacttttatttatacatgttacggcaaatatatatattttatagataatgGTTTTTAGTCCATTTAAGGTTAAAATCACTTTTTTTACACGTTACATTAGAAACTATATCGTATATAGTTTTTATCTTgcaatttcaagaaaaataaaaaagaaaaaagaaaaggcccGCAACGCAAGCTAAGGCGAAGCACAaggcaagaaaagaaatatatatatataaattatatatatttgcagacagaaaaaagatatttttgttGATCACCTTTCACCATTCCAAAACCtgtcatataaaaaataagaaaaaaaaaattagggtttctaatTCTTATTCTGATTCTTCTGGATCTATTATTGTTACATAACAACCAGAACAACAGCGAATATTACATAAACTCTTCGATTTCTAGGGTTTTTGTTGCTCCAGGTCTATTTCTACGCATATAGATAGATGGATTTCTTTATTGCTTTTTCtattgttatatatttatacatactGTTGTTATAAATTTGGATTAGATTGTTTGTTTGTTCGTTTGTTTGcttgttttttatttagagaggttgcattttaattttttgagcTGGATTTTGTGGTTAGGTTTTGTTGATAGTTCGGATCAGgttttatttagttttctgtgtttgtttgttttacttttttatttatcttaaatGCACAACTTAATTGTTTACAGATCGTGAAGTttaatagatttatttattgtttggaCAGGGACTTTTGGATTTTGGGTGTTCAATTGAAGTTTTGGAATTGAATTAGTGTTGTGGGATTGCAAAAGAGGGTTTTCCTATTGGAGTTTGTGGTTTTGTGAATTGTAATGAGTAAACGAACTTCGTGGGCAGATTTGGCTGCAAATTCTGCAGCTGAGAATTCATTTGATAATTCTGTAGCTGAGGAAAAGGTGTCTGCAAATTCTGCGTCCGAGAGGGCATCTGCAAATTCTGCTTCTGAGAAGGCATCTGCTGGTTCCTTTGGTAACAATGGAAGTGTAGGGGGGAACACTTCAGCAGCCCCTAATCGACCTGCTTACATACCTCCACATCTCCGTAACCGCGTGCCCTCTTCAGACCCACCAGCTCCTGCTTATAGTGGGCCTTCCTTGAGTAATGATCGTCAGGGACATGGTGGATCTCGTGGGGGTGGTCCCCGAAATGACTTTCGATCTGGATATGGTGCTGGTGGTGGGGGTGGTAGAGGAAGTAACTGGGGCACCAGAAGTGGTGGTTGGGATCGTGGGAGAGAGCGGGAAGTGAATCCGTTCGGTGATGATATTGACAGCGAGCAAGTGTTTACTGAGCAAGAGAGTACTGGTATTAACTTTGACGCATACGAAGACATTCCGGTTGAGACAAGTGGGGAAAATGTGCCGCCACCTGTAAACACCTTTGCAGAGATTGACTTGGGTGAAGCATTAAATCTGAATATCCGCAGGTGCAAATATGTGAAGCCAACACCTGTACAGCGGCATGCAATACCAATCTCTCTTGGGGGCCGGGATCTGATGGCATGCGCCCAGACTGGTTCTGGCAAGACTGCTGCTTTCTGTTTCCCAATTATTAGTGGAATTATGAAAATGCAAGGACAAAGTGCACAGAGGCCATTGCGTGGGGCACGTACGGTGTACCCTCTAGCTCTTATTCTTTCTCCAACTAGGGAGCTTTCAATGCAGGTGGGTTTTGTTTACTTGCTGTCTATATGATGTGACTGAACTTCTGCACCTACTAAAAGTAAATCTTGTTTGTCATGGCTATGTCTGCAGATCCATGAAGAAGCAAGGAAATTCTCTTATCAAACAGGTGTTAAGGTTGTTGTTGCTTATGGAGGAGCACCAATTAATCAACAGGTCTGTATTGTTTATTTGCTCATCACAACCATTTGCCTTGTTTCTAATTAATGTATCAGTGCTTCCCTATTCTATTATTGTTGAAATGGTTACAATGTCATTACTTCATTGGTGATCTTCAGCAATGTTATCAGTTAGATATCTCTTTGTTGTGCATGTGGGTCTGAAGTCTTTGCATTATCCTTTTGTGTGGTACTTCCATCAGAATCTTTAGTAGGTCATCTTCATTAAACTATTTGAAATAACAAATAGGatactttcaatttttatgtCAGTTGGAGCTCTAATTTCATCAATTGCTTAACTTCTTCTGGCGAGAccttagaaaaaatatttctacCTGATCAAATTCCAAAGTAAGATCCTTAAAGTCTTTCTTCGGATTCATTGTTGTCATATtcaaagacaaaaaaagaaaaaagaaaattaattaacaaattctGTTTGTTCCTCTGTTTTCTTGCTCTTCTGTAGTTCTTGTGTTTCAGCTGCCTCCTCAAGTTTGGTGAAGCCTTGCTTGTTGCCagtctttataaaaaaattgaattttagcACATAATGGTTTTGCTTGGTGCTACTTAGTTTTTAGTTGACTtgtatatactatttttaatggGTGAAATATATCTGGGCAGCTGCGGGAACTTGAGAGAGGTGTTGATATTCTTGTGGCAACTCCAGGAAGACTGGTAGATTTGTTGGAGAGAGCTAGAGTGTCATTGCAGATGGTTAGGTATTTGGCCCTAGATGAGGCAGATAGGATGCTGGATATGGGTTTTGAGCCGCAGATAAGGAAAATTGTGGAACAGAATGATATGCCTCGGCCAGGGGCAAGACAGACGATGCTGTTCAGTGCTACCTTTCCAAAAGAGATACAggtgcattttctttttcttatagttATTCTTGTTTATTTCAGAGGCATTCTTTTTGTCCAAGACAACAAAAAAAAGGGTAAAAAGTTATTGGTGATGCTAATGTCCTTACAGATGTTACTAGAGAACACTGAGATTCATTTggctttaaaaattatttcttccTTGTTTCAGAATTATCAAATCGTCTTTCCAGTACTTTCAGTGAAAAATCTACAATTTTAGGGAACAAATAGAAATCTAATTATACAATTTTTAGGAACAAagtga from Ricinus communis isolate WT05 ecotype wild-type chromosome 9, ASM1957865v1, whole genome shotgun sequence harbors:
- the LOC8271536 gene encoding DEAD-box ATP-dependent RNA helicase 37 produces the protein MSKRTSWADLAANSAAENSFDNSVAEEKVSANSASERASANSASEKASAGSFGNNGSVGGNTSAAPNRPAYIPPHLRNRVPSSDPPAPAYSGPSLSNDRQGHGGSRGGGPRNDFRSGYGAGGGGGRGSNWGTRSGGWDRGREREVNPFGDDIDSEQVFTEQESTGINFDAYEDIPVETSGENVPPPVNTFAEIDLGEALNLNIRRCKYVKPTPVQRHAIPISLGGRDLMACAQTGSGKTAAFCFPIISGIMKMQGQSAQRPLRGARTVYPLALILSPTRELSMQIHEEARKFSYQTGVKVVVAYGGAPINQQLRELERGVDILVATPGRLVDLLERARVSLQMVRYLALDEADRMLDMGFEPQIRKIVEQNDMPRPGARQTMLFSATFPKEIQRLATDFLFNYIFLAVGRVGSSTDLIVQRVEFVQESDKRSHLMDLLHAQRANGVQGKQALTLVFVETKKGADSLEHWLYVNGFPATSIHGDRSQQEREQALRSFRSGNTPILVATDVAARGLDIPHVAHVVNFDLPNDIDDYVHRIGRTGRAGKSGLATAFFNEGNASLAMALADLMQESNQEVPAWLSRYAARSSYGGGRNRRSGGGRFGGRDFRRESGGGNSGGGYGPSGGYGHSSGYGHSGGYGGYGAVGPSAWD